Proteins from a single region of Dyadobacter fanqingshengii:
- a CDS encoding response regulator transcription factor, with amino-acid sequence MIRVLIADDHNVFVEGIESLISGSLDIEVTERCYTVQSVMERLSQTAIDVVLLDISFPYIEDGLGLCEYIVRTYPETKVVALTMHDDASLIKRVVKKGAKGYLLKNTTKTELLQAIQAVHHEKQYFNESITQILLNDSPKTRRSTAGIGAKPHLSPRESEVLTRIAQGLTTQQMATQLFVSAKAIEFHRSSLLMKFGVPNTALLIKTAMEMQMID; translated from the coding sequence ATGATACGAGTCCTCATCGCGGATGACCATAATGTCTTTGTCGAAGGCATAGAGTCGCTTATTTCAGGATCACTGGATATCGAAGTGACTGAGCGCTGCTACACGGTACAGTCAGTTATGGAGCGATTAAGCCAGACCGCGATCGACGTCGTGTTACTTGATATTTCGTTTCCCTATATCGAAGACGGCCTTGGCCTTTGTGAATATATTGTCCGTACATACCCGGAAACGAAAGTGGTAGCACTGACTATGCACGACGATGCCAGTCTCATTAAGCGGGTCGTGAAAAAGGGAGCGAAGGGCTATTTGTTGAAGAATACTACGAAAACGGAGTTGCTGCAGGCTATCCAAGCGGTTCACCACGAGAAGCAATATTTTAATGAATCGATCACGCAAATTCTGCTGAACGATAGCCCCAAAACCAGAAGGTCAACGGCCGGCATTGGTGCAAAACCGCACCTCAGCCCTCGCGAATCGGAAGTGCTGACCCGCATTGCGCAAGGATTAACAACGCAGCAGATGGCCACTCAGTTATTTGTGAGCGCCAAAGCAATCGAATTTCACCGAAGCAGTCTGCTGATGAAGTTCGGTGTTCCTAACACAGCCCTACTGATAAAGACGGCTATGGAGATGCAAATGATTGATTAG